The Triticum urartu cultivar G1812 chromosome 6, Tu2.1, whole genome shotgun sequence genome includes the window GCTCGCAAGAAGGTGGCCCTCCGGTATATCCGCAATGACTCAACGCGGCTCAATACCTTGAAGAAGCGTACCAAGTACCTGATGAAGAAGGCCGGTGAGGTGGCCACCTTGTGCAATGCCAAGGCCTGTGTGCTGGTATATGGTGAGGGCGCAATGGTGCCAGAGGTGTTCCCATCCCATGCCGAGGCGATGGCTATCCTAAGTCGGTTCAAGAGCATGCCAGAGGTGCCACAGCtaaagaagaagatggaccaggAGACCATTCTTAGCCGGCGCCTCATACAACTCCCACATCAGGTAGAGAAGATTAGGTGCGAGCGTGAGGACCGTGAGGCCAGGATTCTCTTGCACAAGGCCATGGTCAGTGGACACCTCCCAGGAAACATCGAGGAGATCACAACCATGGCCTGGAAGTTAGAGTTAATCCTTAAGAGCCTGAGGGAGCGCATCACGAAAATAACTGGGCAGCTGCCAGTCTACCAAGCCCAGGCGCCATATGTCACCGGCGGCATGGACATGGGGTCTCCGATGTATCAGGCATTGCGACAGCAGCAGGAGGGATGGCTTGACATGGCGAGGTCCCAAGGGAACCCCGACACCCAGATCTACAATGGACACAATACTGGTCTATGAATATGTAAGAAGGGAGAGGAAATCCACAGGTAGCGCATGACCAGCTACATGTGTcatctttttttattttgttttggaATGGCTAATAAGATGGATGGATTACCTGCAAAAAAATAAGATGTGTACATGACATATTGTCAATAAGATGAGACATTTGGTCTCAATGTTCCCGTTTTAGTAAAGGCAATTTTAGTCATGGTTATTGTTATTATGGATCTCTTCCATCCTCTATTTGTTTCGTGAGTTAGTTGCAACGTTGAGGTTGTACCTACTCTTTATGTCAACTTGTTTTGTCAAGTTTAATTTTTTGTTGACTCTTAGCACTGCATCAAGCGATCCAACTATGAAGAGTTACCTCTCGGCTTCTGCATAGCAAGATGCACACTGCCTATGCAGATCCTTAATAGTTGTAGGGGAACGTGATCACATGTATTGTTTGACGCAAACCTCTTGTGTACTAAAACATTTGCACTACTACATTTCATTCTCGAAACGTGTGATTATAACATTGAGTTCTAGGACGTTGGCCTCTACACCAGCAACGTCTTGGGAAAGTTTCACAAGCAGGTGACTGTGTCGACCAGTTTCATCATTAATCAAGTCCCATGCCACTTCGGAGAGAACATTGTGTTTGAGCTATACTCAAGCTACTATCAGAGCCCCAAACTCTATTGGGTGCATCCTGTGATGGGAGATGTGGTATATGAATGCAGTTTCCACTACTTTGAAAATGAATGGTGGGATTTGTGCACACATAATTAGGCCGATGGTGCACCCAAATGTGTTCATTCCACTGCGATACTTTCTAGGGAGGTGGTCAAAAGCAGCAACAGCAAACGTCGAAGGCGTTGGGCACCTGCTGAAGAACTTTGGACTGACTGAAAGGGTATTATAACTTTTTTCCCCAAAACAATTCCCACTCAGCCTGTCCCACCTATTGATATTTGCAGGACCCTAGGAGAACTAGCAGACAAGAGGAGAAGTGGATATAATATGCAAAATTACAACATCGTGTACCATAGTCACTCTTTATATATGTAGTCCTTTCTAGAACAAATCCAGCTCAAAGGATTTCCATTTTCAAAGCACATGAAATAAAATGCACTAGCATGTGTCAAGTACATTATGGATGCTGAATGCATATAATGTGGTCGCAAATAGAAACATAACCTCAAAACATCAGTAAGTAGTAGCGCTACCTCAATCGAGCTATTTTCTTAGTGTATGCCTATTTTCTAAGTATCATTTTTCCGGTACTCGACAAACACGTCATTTCATGAGTGCGAGAAAGAAAACACTCGGAAACCACAAGACACACGACAAGCATGGGCCTTTACTAAGTGGCACAAAGAAAAAGAGTCGGCAAAGAGAAAACACACGGCAAAAGATGAATAGGGCACTTGGCAAATCCCAGAGATATGTGCCCTTTACCGCCGCAAATGACGGCATTGTAGCGGCAAGTCGTAGCTTGCCAAGTGTCAATAGATGGACACTTGGCAAAgaattttcttttcttttttacaTCCAAAAATGTTTGTTGAGTGCCTGTCACAGAGCACTCAGTAAACCTGTTTCTTTCTTTGGTTTGCCTTGTTTTCTTTTTTCCCTTCTTTTTTCCTTTCTTATCTTATCTtatcttttctttctttcttcttagGTCACGTTTGCATGCAAAGTGTCAGGACCCCGGtcctaagtcacactgatctagcatgtaacacatcatatcactttgcggcctcacgcacggtattcccacgggtgccaccttaccttgCCCGGGACCGtatgcgccttttggctcacgtatatgatagtgtcgctagcatccatatgacaaagaacccgggccgacattactagtcgtgaacccagagtggcactaacttacggggacaggcatacatgaatcaacatcgagcatgtcggtcagcagtgtgcgaatccgggctgtagcactgggctaacaagactctggtgaaccgggctgtagcaggctaggtaggactccggatgtcaccgcgtgacatttccccgaagggacagacataggaacgaagtgaatcacatgccggccagtcaagtgttccggagcagtagtgctgggctagcaggaccccggtgaaccgggctgtagcggactactatggctcatagAAGCACAACACTatatttccccataagagaggctaccaaggataaacaactaggttgtcggatcccacacataccaagcatttcaaatcatacacacaatatgctcgatatgtctaaatacaacatggcatcacaacaagactctacgactcaaagtatttattcattaggctccgaagagccaagcattacaaacatgggtctcatgaccccaacatacagagcatacaagcaacaagcacatgcggaagcttaacatgtctgagtacagacatgtacaaatgaaaaggctgagaatcctgactatctaccagatactaccgagggcacaagattatagatgaggtatcaagctaaacgtcgaagtccacacggaactactagcgagactgacgtctctctgcaaaacataaaataggtaaacgtgagtacaaatgtacccagcaagacttacatcagaactgtctacatatgcatcggtatcaataaagggagtggtggagtttaactgcagcaagccagctttgactcgctggctatcctgaactacgactacaagtaactcttttgaggtggcgcacatgagtccacatattcgccaatcaatacaccactatggatccgctcctctccctacgagaaggccatccatagcactcacgcttatcttgcgagttttagagtatccactttcacttgtctatgaactgtatagcaACCaatagtcctttaccgcggacggctattcgaatagatgatgttaaccctgtgtACCGTGCAACTCTCGCCAGTACCATACAACCACCAaatatccttcctcaaaacagccaccatgcctacctattatggcatttccacaaccattccgagatatattgccatgcaactttccactattctgtctattatgacacgctccaccattgtcatattgctttgcatgatcatggagttgacatcgtatttgtggccaagccaccgttcatcatttttatacatgtcgctcttgattcattgcacatctcggtaaaCAGCCGGAGGAATTCACGTAGAGTCATACTTtttttctagtatcgagttgtaactaaataaaagtgtgatgatcttcactactagagcattgtcccatgtgaggaaataaaaaaagggcgaaagtccaaataaaaaaataagaaggcccaaaaaagaaaaaaaatgagagaaaaagagagaagagacaatgttactatcctttttgccacatttgtgcttcaaagtagcaccatgatcttcatgatagagagtctcctatgatatcactttcatatactagtgggaatttttcattatagatcttggcttgtatattccaacgatgggcttcctcaaaatgccctaggtcttcataagcaagcaagttggatgcacacccacttagttttcttttcttgagctttcataaacttatagatctagtgcatccgttgcatggcaatccctacccactcacattgatatctcttaattggcatctccatagcccgttgatatgcctagttgatgtgagactatctccttcttctttttctccacaaccactgtctattccacctatagtgctatgtccatggctcacgctcatgtattgcgtgaaagttgaacaggtttgagaacatcaaaagtatgaaacaattgcttggattgtcatcgcggttgtgcatgatttgaatattttttctgatgaagatggagcatagccagactatatcactttgtagggataagctttctttggccatgttattttgagaagacataattattttgttagtatgcttgaagtattattgtttttatgtcaatattaaacttttgttttaaatcttatggatctggacattcatgccacaataaagagaattacatgggtaaatatgttaggtagcattccacatcaaaaattctgtttttatcatttacctactcgaggacgagcagtaaTTAAGCTTGGGTATGCTTGATTCGTCTCCAAagtaataattttttattgttccatgctattatattatctgttttggatgttttatatgcattaatatgctattttatatgatttttgcgactaacctattaacctagagcccagtgccagttcttgtttttcCTTGATTTAGAGTTCCACAGAAATGGAATaccaaacagaataaaactttcgcaatgatttttcttggaccagaagacacccaggagacttggagtgcaagtcagaagagccacgaggcggccacaagggtggagggcgcgcccaaggggtagggcgcgccccccgaccttgtgggcccctcactgaccccctgacctagatcttccccctatatattctcaaatacaTTGAAAACTTCTAGGGGATCCACGacaccacttttccaccgccgcaaccttctgtacccatgagatcccatctcgggTCCTTTTCCGGCATcttgtcggagggggattcgatcacggagggcttctacatcaacatcattgcccctccgatgaagcgtgggtagtttaccacagacctacgggtccatagttagtagctagatgggttcttctctctctttgattctcaataccatgttctcctcgatgttcttgcaGATCTATTCAAAGTAATACTCTTTTGTgttgtgtttgccgagatccgatgtattttggatttatgatcaacttatctatgaatattatttgaatctcctctaaattcttatatgcatgatttgatatatttgcaagtctcttcgaactatcgatttggtttggccaactagattggtttttcttgcaatgggagaagtgcttagctttgggttcaatcttgcggtgtcctttcccagtgatagtaggggcagcaaggcacgtattatattgttgccatcgaggataacaagatggggttttcctcatattgcttgagttaatcccgctacatcatgtcgtATTACTTAacgcgttactctgttcttatgaacttaatactctaggtgcaggcaggagtcggtcgatgtgtggagtaatagtagtagatgcagaaccGTTTAGgcctacttgacacggacgtgatgcatatattcatgatcattgctttagatatcgtcataactttgcgcttttctatcaattgctcggcagtaacttttcacccaccgtaataatttctatcttgagagaagcctctagtgaaacctatggcccccgggtctattttccatcatataagtttccgatctataattttagtcaatttacttcctttgcaatcttttactctCCATTACAtgaaccaaaaataccaaaaatattactttaccgttgatccatctatatcagatctcactttgcagataaccatgaagggattgacaacccctttgtcgcgttgggtgcaagttggtgtttgtttgtgcaggtattcggtggcttgttgtgttgtctcctactggacttataccttggttctcaaaacagaggaaaatacttactctactttgcggcatcaccctttcctcttcaagggaaaaatcaacgcaagctcaagaggtagcaatatgCAAGTCAAGGACTACCAGAATCTACTCTAAAAATATTTTCTTAATTTAGATACAAAGGAATCAGTGGTAGATGGGATGATCTATATTTTGAATAAACATCCAACTTTGGATAGAATTAAACTGAAAAAATAGTTTGGTAATACATTTTGGTAAAATAGGCATGTCCTAGTAATAAGATGCATGTGCCTCTTCACAGAAACCTTCCATATAGTTTCTCCAGCGATTGACGAGAAATTTCGTATTGATTGACGAAATATGCGGTCTTAGGAAGTAAATCTAAAAGTTTTTGATATATACCAAAGTTACAGCTGGGCACAATTAAGTTTGGCCCCAAAATCTATCATATCCTCCATCGACATGGTTCCAGCTTCCTCATCCTAGCAAGCCCGCCACTATAAATCCACCCAAACTAGCAATTTTCCTTCCTTTGCAGATTTTCCCCTTAGCTGACAATGGCTCGCAAGAAGGTGGCCCTCCGGTATATCCGCAATGACTCAACGCGGCTCAATACCTTGAAGAAGCGTACCAAGAACCTGATGAAGAAGGCCGGTGAGGTGGCCACCTTGTGCAATGCCAAGGCCTGTGTGCTGGTGTATGGTGAGGGCGCAATGGTGCCAGAGGTGTTCCCATCCCATGCCGAGGCGATGGCTATCCTAAGTCGGTTCAAGAGCATGCCAGAGGTGCCACAGCtaaagaagaagatggaccaggAGACCATTCTTAGCCGGCGCCTCATACAACTCCGACATCAGGTAGAGAAGATTAGGTGCGAGCGCGAGGACCGTGAGGCCAGGATTCTCTTGCACAAGGCCATGGTCAGTGGACACCTCCCAGGAAACATCGAGGAGATCACAACCATGGCCTGGAAATTAGAGTTAATCCTTAAGAGCCTGAGGGAGCGCATCACGAAAATAACTGGGCAGCCGCCAGTCTACCAAGCCCAGGCGCCATATGTCACCGGCGGCATGGACATGGGGTCTCCGATGTATCAGGCATTGCGACAGCAGCAGGAGGGATGGCTTGACATGGCGAGGTCCCAAGGGAACCCCGACACCCAGATCTACAATGGACACAATACTGGTCTATGAATATGTAAGAAGGGAGAGGAAATCCACAGGTAGCGCATGACCAGCTACATGTGTcatctttttttattttgttttggaATGGCTAATAAGATGGATGGATTACCTGCAAAAAAATAAGATGTGTACATGACATATTGTCAATAAGATGAGACATTTGGTCTCAATGTTCCCGTTTTAGTAAAGGCAATTTTAGTCATGGTTATTGTTATTATGGATCTCTTCCATCCTCTATTTGTTTCGTGAGTTAGTTGCAACGTTGAGGTTGTACCTACTCTTTATGTCAACTTGTTTTGTCAAGTTTAATTTTTTGTTGACTCTTAGCACTGCATCAAGCGATCCAACTATGAAGAGTTACCTCTCGGCTTCTGCATAGCAAGATGCACACTGCCTATGCAGATCCTTAATAGTTGTAGGGAAACGTGATCACATGTATTGTTTGACGCAAACCTCTTGTGTACTAAAACATTTGCACTACTACATTTCATTCTCGAAACGTGTGATTATAACATTGAGTTCTAGGACGTTGGCCTCTACACCAGCAACGTCTTGGGAAAGTTTCACAAGCAGGTGACTGTGTCGACCAGTTTCATCATTAATCAAGTCCCATGCCACTTCGGAGAGAACATTGTGTTTGAGCTATACTCAAGCTACTATCAGAGCCCCAAACTCTATTGGGTGCATCCTGTGATGGGAGATGTGGTATATGAATGCAGTTTCCACTACTTTGAAAATGAATGGTGGGATTTGTGCACACATAATTAGGCCGATGGTGCACCCAAATGTGTTCATTCCACTGCGATACTTTCTAGGGAGGTGGTCAAAAGCAGCAACAGCAAACGTCGAAGGCGTTGGGCACCTGCTGAACTTTGGACTGACTGAAAGGGTATTATAACTTTTTTCCCCAAAACAATTCCCACTCAGCCTGTCCCACCTATTGATATTTGCAGGACCCTAGGAGAACTAGCAGACAAGAGGAGAAGTGTATATAATATGCAAAATTACAACATCGTGTACCATAGTCACTCTTTATATATGTAGTCCTTTCTAGAACAAATCCAGCTCAAAGGATTTCCATTTTCAAAGCACATGAAATAAAATGCACTAGCATGTGTCAAGTACATTATGGATGCTGAATGCATATAATGTGGTCGCAAATAGAAACATAACCTCAAAACATCAGTAAGTAGTAGCGCTACCTCAATCGAGCTATTTTCTTAGTGTATGCCTATTTTCTAAGTATCATTTTTCCGGTACTCGACAAACACGTCATTTCATGAGTGCGAGAAAGAAAACACTCGGAAACCACAAGACACACGACAAGCATGGGCCTTTACTAAGTGGCACAAAGAAAAAGAGTCGGCAAAGAGAAAACACACGGCAAAAGATGAATAGGGCACTTGGCAAATCCCAGAGATATGTGCCCTTTACCGCCGCAAATGACGGCATTGTAGCGGCAAGTCGTAGCTTGCCAAGTGTCAATAGATGGACACTTGGCAAAgaattttcttttcttttttacaTCCAAAAATGTTTGTTGAGTGCCTGTCACAGAGCACTCAGTAAACCTGTTTCTTTCTTTGGTTTGCCTTGTTTTCTTTTTTCCCTTCTTTTTTCCTTTCTTATCTTATCTtatcttttctttctttcttcttagGTCACGTTTGCATGCAAAGTGTCAGGACCCCGGtcctaagtcacactgatctagcatgtaacacatcatatcactttgcggcctcacgcacggtattcccacgggtgccaccttaccttgCCCGGGACCGtatgcgccttttggctcacgtatatgatagtgtcgctagcatccatatgacaaagaacccgggccgacattactagtcgtgaac containing:
- the LOC125516355 gene encoding agamous-like MADS-box protein AGL80, with amino-acid sequence MARKKVALRYIRNDSTRLNTLKKRTKNLMKKAGEVATLCNAKACVLVYGEGAMVPEVFPSHAEAMAILSRFKSMPEVPQLKKKMDQETILSRRLIQLRHQVEKIRCEREDREARILLHKAMVSGHLPGNIEEITTMAWKLELILKSLRERITKITGQPPVYQAQAPYVTGGMDMGSPMYQALRQQQEGWLDMARSQGNPDTQIYNGHNTGL
- the LOC125516354 gene encoding agamous-like MADS-box protein AGL80, whose amino-acid sequence is MARKKVALRYIRNDSTRLNTLKKRTKYLMKKAGEVATLCNAKACVLVYGEGAMVPEVFPSHAEAMAILSRFKSMPEVPQLKKKMDQETILSRRLIQLPHQVEKIRCEREDREARILLHKAMVSGHLPGNIEEITTMAWKLELILKSLRERITKITGQLPVYQAQAPYVTGGMDMGSPMYQALRQQQEGWLDMARSQGNPDTQIYNGHNTGL